Proteins from one Actinobacillus delphinicola genomic window:
- the glyQ gene encoding glycine--tRNA ligase subunit alpha, with protein MNNSEFKTNFNVKTFQGMILALQEYWAKQGCTVVQPFDMEVGAGTSHPMTCLRALGPEPMAFAYVQPSRRPTDGRYGENPNRLQHYYQFQVVIKPSPDNIQELYLNSLRMLGFDPTQNDIRFVEDNWENPTLGAWGLGWEVWLNGMEVSQFTYFQQVGGLECKPVTGEITYGLERLAMYIQGVDSVYDLVYSDGPLGKTTYGDVFHQNEVEQSTYNFEYADVDFLFQCFEQYEKEAKALLELERPLPLPAYERILKAGHSFNLLDARKAISVTERQRYILRIRALTKAVAEAYYASREALGFPGCKK; from the coding sequence ATGAACAATTCAGAATTTAAAACCAATTTTAACGTAAAAACTTTCCAAGGTATGATTTTAGCCCTTCAAGAATACTGGGCAAAACAAGGTTGTACCGTTGTTCAACCTTTTGATATGGAAGTGGGTGCAGGAACTTCTCACCCGATGACATGTTTACGTGCGCTTGGTCCAGAACCAATGGCATTTGCGTACGTGCAACCTTCACGTCGTCCAACCGATGGTCGTTACGGTGAAAACCCAAACCGTTTACAACACTACTATCAATTCCAAGTAGTAATTAAACCTTCCCCAGACAATATCCAAGAATTATACCTAAACAGCTTACGCATGCTTGGTTTCGACCCAACTCAAAACGATATCCGTTTCGTAGAAGATAACTGGGAAAACCCTACTTTAGGTGCTTGGGGCTTAGGTTGGGAAGTTTGGTTAAATGGTATGGAAGTATCACAATTTACCTATTTCCAACAAGTCGGCGGTTTAGAATGTAAACCTGTAACTGGCGAAATCACTTATGGTTTAGAGCGTCTTGCAATGTATATTCAAGGTGTGGATAGCGTTTACGACTTAGTTTATTCTGATGGTCCATTAGGCAAAACCACTTACGGCGATGTATTCCATCAAAATGAGGTTGAACAATCTACTTATAACTTTGAATACGCAGACGTAGATTTCTTATTCCAATGCTTTGAACAATACGAAAAAGAAGCAAAAGCGTTATTAGAACTTGAAAGACCACTGCCACTTCCAGCATACGAACGTATTTTAAAAGCAGGTCACAGCTTTAACTTACTAGATGCACGCAAAGCGATTTCCGTTACTGAACGCCAACGCTACATCCTTCGCATCCGCGCCTTAACCAAAGCCGTCGCCGAAGCCTACTACGCAAGCCGCGAAGCATTAGGGTTCCCTGGGTGTAAGAAATAG
- the nfsB gene encoding oxygen-insensitive NAD(P)H nitroreductase translates to MSILDTAKRRYSTKHFDPTRKIPEDQMLALEEVVRLSPSSINIQPWHIMVTGSEEGKQKVTQGTEGFYQFNTQKILDASNIMVLCLKTDLGEAHLDALIQKELEDGRYTSEKVMQRAKEVRGWFFNQHANELKDLDSWAIHQIYLALGNLLLAAADMGIDSLPIEGFDKEALSQALNLKEQNLEPVVIVALGYSTEDDFNKALPKSRFAAEDVFTHF, encoded by the coding sequence ATGTCTATTTTAGATACGGCAAAACGTCGTTACTCAACCAAACATTTTGATCCGACTCGCAAAATTCCTGAAGATCAAATGCTTGCTCTTGAAGAAGTTGTACGTCTTAGCCCATCAAGCATCAATATCCAACCATGGCATATCATGGTAACTGGAAGCGAAGAAGGTAAACAAAAAGTGACTCAAGGAACTGAGGGCTTTTACCAATTTAATACACAAAAAATCCTTGATGCCTCAAACATTATGGTACTTTGCTTAAAAACAGATTTAGGCGAAGCACACCTAGATGCGCTCATTCAAAAAGAACTTGAAGATGGTCGCTACACAAGTGAAAAAGTGATGCAACGTGCTAAAGAAGTACGTGGTTGGTTCTTCAATCAACATGCTAATGAATTAAAAGATCTTGATTCTTGGGCAATTCACCAAATTTATTTAGCGTTAGGTAACTTATTACTTGCTGCTGCAGATATGGGTATCGACTCTCTTCCAATCGAAGGTTTTGATAAAGAAGCACTTTCTCAAGCACTTAACTTAAAAGAACAAAATTTAGAACCGGTCGTAATCGTTGCACTTGGTTACAGCACTGAAGATGACTTCAACAAAGCATTACCAAAATCTCGTTTTGCTGCGGAAGACGTTTTCACTCACTTCTAA
- the glnE gene encoding bifunctional [glutamate--ammonia ligase]-adenylyl-L-tyrosine phosphorylase/[glutamate--ammonia-ligase] adenylyltransferase, with protein MSQILANYPQYSALLVQLNDFKAHINKRPMGERGRQVIQKLLPQIVAEMPEPARPFFVRILHILQSILTRTPYLELLLENPPVRQQLIELCSRSQMIAEQVAKHPILLDELLNRTALLNPIAYREYPQLLREYLLRLPPQDEEVFIDALRQFKQSMLFQIAAADILGALPVMKVSDHLTYLAQCLMQEVVNFAWQQVTQRFGIPQGLAENQKGFLVVAYGKLGGIELGYKSDLDVVFLFDNQYQGETQGGRRSIDNALFYAKLTQKIISLFTLRTTSGQLYDLDIRLRPEGDAGLICCSLQSFARYQQHEAWTWETQALVRSRAICGDTDLQRRFEELRHNILITPRDQQTLRNEVREMREKMWQQSPHQTDLFHLKTDRGGITDIEFIAQYLVLASAPHYPQLAKWSDNVRIFESLMQVGNILSEENCRYLTHCYTTLRNRIHHQNLMGLPASVDANEYVAERDFIQDLWQKLFST; from the coding sequence ATATCACAAATTTTAGCTAATTACCCGCAATATTCTGCATTATTAGTACAATTAAATGATTTTAAAGCCCATATCAACAAACGCCCGATGGGAGAGCGTGGTCGTCAGGTGATACAAAAATTATTACCGCAAATCGTTGCCGAAATGCCCGAACCAGCACGCCCCTTTTTTGTGCGAATTTTACATATTTTACAAAGTATTCTGACACGTACCCCTTATCTAGAATTATTACTCGAAAATCCCCCTGTCCGTCAGCAATTAATTGAGCTTTGTAGCCGTTCGCAAATGATTGCAGAACAAGTCGCCAAACACCCTATTCTGCTAGACGAATTGTTAAATCGTACTGCCCTATTAAATCCGATTGCATATCGCGAGTATCCGCAGTTATTGCGTGAGTATTTATTGCGTTTACCGCCCCAAGATGAGGAAGTCTTTATTGATGCGTTGCGTCAATTTAAACAAAGTATGCTTTTCCAAATTGCCGCTGCCGATATTTTGGGTGCGTTGCCTGTGATGAAAGTCAGTGATCATTTAACTTACCTAGCCCAATGTCTGATGCAAGAGGTAGTGAATTTTGCTTGGCAACAAGTCACGCAACGTTTTGGTATTCCGCAAGGTTTAGCGGAAAATCAAAAAGGGTTTCTAGTGGTCGCCTATGGGAAATTAGGGGGCATTGAGCTTGGCTATAAATCTGATTTAGATGTAGTTTTCTTATTTGATAACCAATATCAAGGCGAAACCCAAGGTGGAAGACGTAGTATTGATAATGCCCTTTTCTATGCCAAATTAACCCAGAAAATCATTAGCCTTTTTACGTTAAGAACCACCAGCGGGCAACTTTATGATTTAGATATTCGCTTACGTCCTGAGGGCGATGCGGGGCTCATTTGTTGTTCGCTACAATCATTTGCCCGTTACCAACAACATGAGGCGTGGACGTGGGAAACGCAAGCACTGGTGCGTAGCCGTGCGATCTGTGGCGATACCGATTTACAAAGACGCTTTGAAGAATTACGCCACAACATTCTTATAACCCCACGTGATCAACAAACATTACGTAATGAAGTCCGTGAAATGCGTGAAAAAATGTGGCAACAATCACCGCACCAAACTGATCTTTTTCATTTAAAAACCGATCGCGGTGGTATTACGGATATTGAATTTATCGCCCAATATTTAGTACTTGCGAGTGCCCCACACTATCCGCAATTGGCAAAATGGTCCGATAACGTGCGGATTTTTGAAAGCTTAATGCAAGTCGGCAATATTCTATCAGAGGAAAATTGTCGTTATTTAACTCATTGCTACACGACCCTGCGCAATCGAATTCATCATCAAAATTTAATGGGGTTGCCTGCATCTGTTGACGCAAATGAATACGTTGCTGAGCGAGATTTTATTCAAGATTTATGGCAAAAACTGTTTAGCACCTAA
- a CDS encoding PTS sugar transporter subunit IIB, with protein sequence MKNILVVCGNGLGTSLMMEMAVKEVLKKMGVDANVNHEDLSSAMSSQADIWVAAKDVAKQLDTAGKQNIVSLTNIFDKEDIQKQLMNFI encoded by the coding sequence ATGAAAAATATTCTCGTAGTTTGTGGAAATGGTTTAGGGACATCGCTCATGATGGAAATGGCAGTGAAAGAAGTGCTTAAAAAAATGGGTGTTGACGCAAATGTAAACCATGAAGATTTATCTTCAGCAATGTCTAGTCAAGCTGATATTTGGGTGGCAGCAAAGGATGTAGCTAAGCAATTAGATACTGCAGGCAAACAAAATATTGTCAGTTTAACGAATATTTTTGATAAGGAAGATATTCAGAAACAATTAATGAATTTTATCTAG
- a CDS encoding PTS ascorbate transporter subunit IIC, giving the protein MQTFFEFMLGLLKEPAIMVGLIAFIGLIAQRADFSTILKGTSKTVLGYLILGFGAAALIGALNNFSAVFSHAFGTSGIIPNNEAIVAVAQKSFGYEMALIMFFAFVVNILLARFTPLKYIFLTGHHTMFMSMLVAVILSTAHITGIWMVVLGSLIVGALMVIMPAIIQPYTKKVMGTDQLAMGHFSTLSYLVSGFVASKLGNKSQSTEDLNVPKSLMFLRDTPVAIAITMLVFFMLSSLVAGKEFVDTVANGQNWIVFTFMQSFIFAGGVYIVLQGVKMFIAEIVPAFKGISDKLVPNAKPALDCPMVFPYAPNAVLIGFISSFTAGLLVMLLQGSLGWTVIVAGVVPHFFVGGASGVYGNAMGGLRGAILGAFTQGILISFLPMLLLPVLGGLGFQATTFADSDFGVVGLVLGWAVS; this is encoded by the coding sequence ATGCAAACTTTTTTTGAGTTTATGCTCGGACTTCTGAAAGAACCCGCAATTATGGTGGGATTGATTGCGTTTATCGGTTTAATTGCTCAACGGGCAGATTTTTCGACTATTTTAAAAGGCACCAGTAAAACGGTTTTAGGGTATTTAATTCTTGGGTTTGGCGCAGCTGCCTTAATTGGCGCATTAAATAATTTCTCTGCTGTTTTTAGCCACGCATTTGGCACATCTGGAATTATTCCAAATAATGAGGCTATTGTCGCCGTAGCGCAAAAATCTTTTGGTTATGAAATGGCGTTAATTATGTTTTTTGCCTTTGTTGTCAACATTTTATTAGCCCGTTTTACACCATTAAAATATATATTCTTGACTGGACACCATACGATGTTCATGTCTATGTTAGTTGCGGTAATTCTTTCAACGGCACACATTACAGGGATCTGGATGGTAGTTTTAGGTTCTTTAATTGTTGGGGCGTTAATGGTGATTATGCCTGCGATTATTCAACCTTATACAAAGAAAGTGATGGGAACCGATCAGCTCGCGATGGGGCATTTTTCCACACTATCTTATTTAGTGTCAGGGTTTGTGGCGAGTAAATTAGGTAATAAATCCCAATCAACAGAGGATTTAAATGTACCTAAAAGTTTGATGTTCTTACGTGATACTCCTGTTGCCATTGCTATAACTATGCTTGTATTTTTCATGTTATCGTCGTTAGTGGCGGGCAAAGAATTTGTTGATACTGTTGCGAATGGACAGAACTGGATTGTGTTCACTTTTATGCAATCATTTATTTTTGCTGGTGGGGTATATATTGTACTACAAGGCGTAAAAATGTTTATTGCGGAGATTGTGCCAGCTTTCAAAGGGATCTCTGACAAATTAGTGCCAAATGCGAAACCTGCATTAGATTGCCCAATGGTATTTCCTTATGCACCTAATGCCGTATTAATTGGTTTTATTTCATCATTCACCGCAGGTCTTCTCGTGATGTTATTACAGGGGAGTTTAGGCTGGACAGTTATTGTGGCTGGGGTTGTACCACACTTCTTTGTTGGTGGAGCATCTGGTGTGTATGGTAATGCAATGGGTGGTTTGCGTGGCGCAATTTTAGGTGCTTTTACGCAAGGCATTTTAATTTCATTCTTACCAATGTTATTGCTACCTGTGCTAGGTGGGTTAGGTTTCCAAGCAACTACCTTTGCTGACTCTGATTTCGGTGTTGTTGGTTTAGTACTCGGTTGGGCGGTGTCATGA
- a CDS encoding PTS sugar transporter subunit IIA: MILKKLIGDNISIVIEDNLLPDVAVDKMCEKLLDSGVIKPSYVEAIKRLQHEIGPYYVVAPRIAMPHARPEDGVVKEGLQLTVFKHGVDLGDKDNGNVYLALTLAATGAENHMQLIQAVANFFQDETRITNIMHCDDIEQIKHHLT, encoded by the coding sequence ATGATTTTAAAAAAGTTAATTGGTGACAATATTTCTATCGTAATAGAAGATAATCTCTTGCCAGACGTGGCAGTGGATAAGATGTGTGAAAAATTATTGGATTCTGGTGTGATTAAACCGAGTTATGTAGAAGCAATTAAACGTCTGCAACATGAAATCGGTCCATACTATGTAGTTGCACCAAGAATTGCAATGCCACATGCGCGTCCAGAAGATGGCGTAGTCAAAGAAGGCTTACAACTTACAGTATTTAAGCATGGTGTAGATTTAGGCGATAAAGATAATGGCAATGTTTATCTTGCATTAACGTTAGCAGCAACGGGTGCTGAAAATCATATGCAATTAATTCAAGCCGTTGCAAATTTTTTTCAAGATGAAACACGCATCACGAATATTATGCATTGTGATGATATTGAGCAAATCAAACATCATTTAACTTGA
- the pyk gene encoding pyruvate kinase — protein sequence MTKKFRRTKIVCTLGPATDRDNNLEKIIAAGANVVRMNFSHGSPEDHMERARRVREVAKKLNRHVAILGDLQGPKIRVSTFKDNKILLSVGDKFILDADLPKGAGDQNAVGLDYKTLPHDVKEGDILLLDDGCVQLRVLSTEGNKVFTEVTVGGPLSNNKGINKLGGGLSADALTEKDKADILTAAKIGVDYLAVSFPRCGDDLRYARRLAEEAGLFAKIVAKVERAEAVATAEAMDDIILASDVIMVARGDLGVEIGDAELVGVQKKLIRRSRQLNRAVITATQMMESMINNPMPTRAEVMDVANAVLDGTDAVMLSAETAAGQYPEETVLAMSKVCLGAEKMPSINISRHRLDREFGSIEEAVAMSAMYSANHLPGVQAIIALTSGGMTPLFMSRISSGLPIFALSRHEETLNLCALLRGVIPVLDTDPNSRTTRAARDAIQLLKDKGYVHTGDLVLLTQGDELSLGSTTTCRTLVVE from the coding sequence ATGACTAAAAAGTTCAGAAGAACCAAAATCGTTTGTACATTAGGACCCGCTACTGATCGTGATAACAACTTAGAAAAAATTATTGCGGCAGGTGCGAACGTTGTGCGTATGAACTTCTCTCACGGATCCCCTGAAGATCATATGGAACGTGCACGTCGAGTACGTGAAGTGGCAAAAAAATTAAATCGTCATGTCGCAATTCTCGGTGACTTACAAGGTCCAAAAATTCGTGTTTCTACCTTCAAAGACAACAAAATTTTATTAAGTGTTGGGGATAAATTTATCCTTGATGCCGATTTACCAAAAGGTGCAGGCGATCAAAATGCCGTTGGTCTTGATTACAAAACATTACCACATGATGTAAAAGAAGGTGATATCCTTTTATTAGATGATGGTTGTGTACAACTTCGAGTATTAAGCACTGAAGGTAATAAAGTATTTACCGAAGTAACGGTTGGTGGACCACTTTCAAATAATAAAGGTATTAACAAACTTGGCGGTGGCTTATCAGCAGACGCGTTAACTGAAAAAGATAAAGCAGATATTCTTACTGCAGCAAAAATTGGCGTAGATTATCTAGCGGTTTCTTTCCCACGTTGTGGTGATGATTTACGTTATGCGCGCCGTTTAGCAGAAGAAGCAGGACTTTTCGCAAAAATCGTTGCTAAAGTAGAACGAGCAGAAGCAGTAGCAACGGCAGAAGCAATGGATGACATCATTTTAGCATCTGATGTTATCATGGTTGCTCGTGGTGACTTAGGGGTAGAAATTGGCGATGCGGAACTTGTCGGTGTTCAGAAAAAACTTATCCGCCGTTCACGTCAATTAAACCGTGCGGTAATTACTGCAACTCAAATGATGGAATCTATGATCAACAACCCAATGCCAACCCGTGCGGAAGTAATGGACGTGGCAAATGCGGTGTTAGATGGTACTGATGCAGTAATGCTTTCCGCAGAAACCGCAGCTGGACAATATCCAGAAGAAACTGTTTTAGCGATGTCTAAAGTTTGCCTTGGTGCAGAAAAAATGCCAAGCATCAACATCTCTCGTCACCGTTTAGATCGTGAATTTGGTTCAATCGAAGAAGCAGTTGCGATGTCAGCAATGTATTCTGCAAACCATTTACCAGGTGTACAAGCAATTATTGCCTTGACCAGCGGTGGTATGACACCATTATTCATGTCACGTATCAGTTCTGGTTTACCAATCTTTGCACTATCACGCCATGAAGAAACATTAAATCTTTGCGCATTATTGCGTGGCGTTATCCCAGTTTTAGACACCGATCCAAACAGCCGTACCACCCGTGCCGCTCGTGACGCAATCCAACTTCTTAAAGATAAAGGTTATGTTCATACTGGTGACCTCGTCCTCTTAACCCAAGGCGACGAACTCTCACTCGGAAGCACCACAACCTGCCGTACTTTAGTGGTTGAATAA
- a CDS encoding HindIII family type II restriction endonuclease, with product MDIRNIFYFKNIVDQYYPNGSTESIDIKMVVDLVKSQLTQINDKNFSEIMIGCFIPDLYPGMGVEEKLFTKLTELMVGEWWRRLGGEYNLPTKKSGTEDVELIIGNNSIICDVKVFRLGRSQKAPNVKDFIKLESIRDWKDNLNNKYIKKGISQNIIGGIITYSSLHEWAQNSAVYKACTTLDMPVIMLPYELLALILKYKDRYCLDDFIEIWNYRGNKLIRSESKSSYWNYINNKLQTLLNLTDNQYYNELNSYQNNIIQAVEEYIKNIKKDIFNNRKRIISEINYIQDIRELKRRFIRDLDKEYNKDAIKSLKYINLFRKF from the coding sequence ATGGATATTAGAAATATTTTTTATTTTAAAAATATTGTTGATCAATATTATCCGAACGGATCTACGGAGAGTATTGATATTAAGATGGTTGTTGACTTAGTAAAATCTCAGCTTACACAAATTAATGATAAAAATTTTTCGGAAATTATGATTGGATGTTTTATACCAGATTTATATCCAGGAATGGGTGTTGAGGAAAAATTATTTACGAAACTTACCGAACTTATGGTTGGTGAATGGTGGAGAAGATTAGGTGGTGAGTATAATTTACCTACTAAGAAATCAGGAACAGAGGATGTTGAATTAATTATAGGGAATAATTCAATTATATGTGACGTTAAAGTTTTTAGGCTTGGGCGTAGTCAAAAAGCACCAAATGTTAAGGATTTTATTAAATTAGAAAGTATTAGAGATTGGAAAGATAATTTAAACAATAAATATATTAAAAAGGGAATTTCCCAAAATATTATTGGAGGGATAATTACCTATTCATCTCTACATGAATGGGCACAAAATAGTGCGGTCTATAAAGCATGTACTACACTGGATATGCCAGTAATTATGCTACCATATGAATTGTTGGCATTAATTCTAAAATATAAAGATCGATATTGTTTAGATGATTTTATAGAAATTTGGAATTATAGAGGTAATAAATTAATCCGTTCTGAAAGTAAAAGTAGTTATTGGAATTATATTAATAATAAATTACAGACTTTATTAAACTTAACTGATAATCAATATTATAATGAATTAAATAGTTATCAGAATAATATTATTCAGGCTGTGGAAGAATATATCAAAAATATAAAAAAAGATATATTTAATAATAGAAAACGTATTATTTCTGAAATTAATTATATTCAAGATATTAGAGAATTAAAAAGGCGTTTTATAAGAGATCTTGATAAAGAATACAATAAAGATGCAATAAAATCCTTAAAATATATTAATCTTTTTAGAAAATTTTAA
- a CDS encoding DNA-methyltransferase: MEKITFNNQIISGNSIELIKKIESRSVHAIISDIPYGIGYDSWDVLHNNTNSALGGKSIAQEKCSLFKRRGKPLNGWSAADKLISHEYQLWVTNWAAEWLRVLKPGASVFIFAGRQFTHRVIIALEDAGFTFKDMLSWERDRAPHRAQRISKIYERRGDLCNAEKWNSWRVANLRPIFEPILWFQKPYKLGDTLSNNVINYEVGAWNENALSKYNINPNTLTHSNMLKILVESNDRGLHPTQKPLNLMKLLIELVTLPGQNILDPFAGSGTTILASKILNRNGVGFELNSEMVEIANNRIKNI; this comes from the coding sequence ATGGAAAAAATAACATTCAATAACCAAATAATTTCAGGTAATTCTATAGAATTAATAAAAAAAATTGAATCTAGATCAGTCCATGCCATTATATCGGACATTCCATACGGCATCGGATATGATAGTTGGGACGTGTTGCACAATAATACCAATTCAGCCTTAGGTGGAAAATCCATAGCTCAAGAAAAATGTTCTCTTTTTAAACGAAGAGGTAAACCACTAAATGGATGGTCTGCAGCTGACAAACTAATATCCCATGAATATCAGCTTTGGGTTACAAACTGGGCTGCCGAATGGTTACGAGTTTTAAAGCCAGGTGCAAGTGTCTTTATTTTTGCTGGTAGGCAATTCACTCATAGAGTTATTATTGCTCTTGAAGATGCAGGATTTACTTTTAAAGATATGCTATCTTGGGAACGAGATCGAGCTCCACATAGAGCCCAAAGAATTTCGAAGATTTACGAACGTCGTGGAGATCTATGTAACGCTGAAAAATGGAATTCATGGAGAGTTGCTAACCTGAGACCAATATTTGAACCTATCTTATGGTTTCAAAAGCCATATAAACTCGGTGATACACTATCAAATAACGTAATTAATTATGAAGTTGGTGCATGGAATGAAAATGCACTGTCTAAATACAACATTAATCCTAATACTCTTACCCATTCTAATATGCTAAAAATTTTAGTTGAATCTAATGATAGAGGATTACATCCTACTCAAAAACCTTTAAACTTAATGAAATTATTAATAGAATTAGTAACTTTACCTGGACAAAACATATTAGATCCTTTCGCAGGAAGTGGTACAACAATTTTAGCCTCCAAAATACTGAATAGAAATGGAGTAGGATTTGAACTAAACTCAGAAATGGTTGAAATAGCAAATAATAGAATTAAAAATATATAA
- the xerD gene encoding site-specific tyrosine recombinase XerD, with protein sequence MQTFSLLDQFLNELWLEKGLSENTVQSYRLDLTAFFQWLENQQIDLREVDNVHLQTFLGERLEKGYKTTSMARMLSTLRKFFHYLYQENYRSDDPSALLTSPKLPARLPKSLSENQVTELLNAPNTDDPLELRDKAMLELLYATGLRVTELVSLTMDNINLEQGVIRVIGKGNKERIVPMGEEATYWTKAFLVYGRQLLVNGIHIDVLFPSRRGKQMTRQTFWHRIKLYGMLADIDTDQLSPHVLRHAFATHLVNHGADLRVVQMLLGHSDLSTTQIYTHVAKERLKQLHHQHHPRA encoded by the coding sequence ATGCAGACTTTTAGCCTACTTGATCAGTTTTTAAATGAATTATGGTTAGAAAAAGGGTTATCTGAAAACACGGTGCAATCTTACCGTTTAGATTTAACTGCTTTTTTCCAATGGCTCGAAAATCAGCAAATTGATTTGCGAGAAGTGGACAATGTGCATTTACAAACCTTTTTAGGCGAACGCCTTGAGAAAGGTTATAAAACGACAAGTATGGCTAGAATGCTCAGCACACTGCGGAAATTTTTCCATTATTTATATCAGGAAAACTACCGCAGTGATGATCCAAGTGCGCTTTTAACCTCACCTAAATTACCCGCTCGCTTACCTAAATCATTAAGCGAAAATCAGGTAACGGAATTACTTAATGCCCCAAATACCGATGATCCGCTTGAACTGCGTGATAAAGCAATGTTAGAACTGCTTTATGCAACGGGATTGCGGGTAACGGAATTAGTGTCGTTGACAATGGATAATATCAATCTTGAACAAGGCGTAATTCGTGTAATCGGTAAAGGTAACAAAGAACGCATTGTGCCAATGGGCGAGGAAGCAACATATTGGACCAAAGCCTTTTTAGTCTATGGGCGCCAATTATTAGTAAACGGCATCCACATTGACGTGCTTTTCCCAAGTCGCCGTGGTAAACAAATGACCCGCCAAACCTTTTGGCACCGCATTAAACTTTACGGTATGTTAGCAGATATCGACACCGATCAACTTTCTCCACACGTCCTACGCCACGCGTTCGCCACTCACCTGGTAAACCACGGCGCCGACCTGCGTGTCGTACAAATGCTCCTCGGTCACAGCGATCTCTCCACGACGCAAATCTACACCCACGTCGCCAAAGAACGCCTCAAACAACTCCACCACCAACACCACCCAAGGGCGTAG
- a CDS encoding 3-phenylpropionate MFS transporter, whose product MKLRPYPWLILSFFGYFCSYGVFMPFFPAWLKSQAYAAETIGFIMASAYIFRFAGSMFFTRFIKAAPQLLTALRGIAWGSCAIMVYMSFTVQNFWLLCAGLWLFSFVNSAGIPLSDTLATTWQFQVKLDYGRVRLIGSLAFMIGVTVFGAFIGYIGEQYVGWVVTALLFCYASAQMLPPSIMPKDHHDPDTAHIAPPSLVELLKNPITTRIIIAVALIQGSHAAYYVYSVIYWKHLGIPVETTSVLWGLSVLAEVIFFFFVTKLFGKWQLRNLFYISAIATGIRWALFPFAHTFAEILPLQLMHCLTFALNHYAIVRYISYQSPKAFANLQGLYNAIAGCGSLAILSILAGWLYGVSPTDTFLVMAAFAFLAIPFIPRKMKTIAVTSVDTVITEE is encoded by the coding sequence ATGAAATTACGTCCATATCCGTGGCTGATCCTTAGCTTTTTCGGTTATTTTTGTTCTTATGGCGTATTTATGCCATTCTTCCCAGCTTGGCTTAAATCTCAGGCTTATGCCGCTGAAACCATTGGTTTTATCATGGCATCCGCTTACATTTTTCGTTTTGCAGGAAGCATGTTCTTTACCCGCTTTATTAAAGCCGCTCCTCAACTTCTTACCGCCCTGCGTGGAATCGCTTGGGGTAGCTGTGCCATCATGGTTTATATGAGTTTCACGGTACAAAACTTCTGGCTACTATGCGCGGGATTATGGTTATTCTCCTTCGTTAACTCAGCAGGTATTCCATTAAGCGATACCCTCGCTACGACCTGGCAATTCCAAGTAAAATTAGATTATGGTCGTGTGCGTTTAATCGGTTCTCTGGCATTTATGATCGGAGTAACGGTATTCGGTGCCTTTATCGGTTATATCGGTGAACAATATGTCGGCTGGGTAGTAACGGCGCTATTATTCTGTTATGCATCCGCACAAATGCTTCCGCCAAGCATAATGCCAAAAGATCACCATGATCCAGATACTGCTCATATCGCTCCGCCTTCTCTGGTAGAATTACTTAAAAATCCAATCACAACACGTATCATCATTGCTGTTGCCCTTATTCAAGGTTCACATGCTGCTTACTACGTTTACAGTGTTATCTATTGGAAACATCTTGGTATTCCAGTTGAAACCACCAGTGTGCTTTGGGGTTTAAGCGTACTTGCCGAAGTGATTTTCTTCTTCTTCGTAACGAAATTATTCGGCAAATGGCAATTACGTAATTTATTCTACATCTCTGCGATTGCCACAGGTATTCGTTGGGCATTATTCCCATTTGCACACACTTTTGCAGAAATTCTTCCATTGCAATTAATGCACTGTTTAACTTTCGCATTAAACCACTACGCTATCGTACGTTACATCTCTTATCAATCACCAAAAGCCTTTGCTAACTTACAAGGACTTTACAACGCGATTGCAGGTTGTGGTAGCTTAGCGATTTTATCCATCCTTGCAGGTTGGTTATATGGCGTTTCTCCAACAGATACGTTCTTAGTAATGGCGGCTTTTGCATTCCTAGCAATTCCATTCATTCCACGCAAAATGAAAACCATTGCGGTCACCTCTGTTGATACGGTTATAACGGAGGAATAA